The sequence CCGGAACGAATCGAGGCCTTCGACAAGTGCAGGGAAAGCCTGGCGCACGCAGCTCTCCTGGCCCATCCCGACACCACGTTACCCCTTGCAATATTCAGCGACGCGTCGGATTTCACGGTAGGCGCTGCATTGCAGCAGCGGTCACGCGACGGGTGGCAGCCGTTAGCCTTCTTTACAAAGAAGCTGACGGCGGCCGAGCGGAAATATAGCCCGTACGATCGGGAACTCCTCGCGATCTATAAAGCAGTGCGGTATTTTCGACATATGGTCGAGGGTCGCGCTTTCACGATTTTCACCGACCACAAACCGATAACGTACGCGTTCGCGCAGCGCCCCGAAAAGCATACGCCGCGACAGTTCCGGTATTTGGACCTGATTGGTCAGTTCACGACTGACATCCGGCACGTGGCCGGCCGAGATAACGTGGTCGCCGACGCCTTGTCCCGCGTGGCGGAAATTTCGACCGCAATAGATTTCGCGAAACTCGCGGAATCGCAGCGAGAGGATGACGAGCTACGAACGCTCCTGCGATCAACCGACTCCTCTCTGGAAATCCAAATGAAAACGATAGATTTACCGAGCGGCAACATAGAGTTATACTGCGACGTTTCAACTTCCGCGTTACGACCATTCGTAACGAGGGAGTTCCGAGAACACGTGTTCACGTCGCTACACAATCTTGCGCACCCCGGTGCCAAGGCGACCGCGAAATTGGTCGCACAAAGATTCGTGTGGCCAGGTGTGCAAAAAGATTGCAAAGCCTGGGCACGAGCGTGCATACAATGTCAACGGGCGAAAATAGGCAGGCACGTGTCTGCTCCGGTCGGTACTTTCCGGATCCCTTCAGCGCGTTTCGAGCACGTCCACGTGGACATCATCGGCCCGTTGCCGATGTCGAAGGGATACCGGTATTGCGTAACATGCGTCGACCGTTACACGCGCTGGCCGGAGGCATTCCCCGTCGAGAACATCACCGCCGAAACGGTGGCGTACGCGATGTTTTCGGGATGGATCGCTCGATTCGGTGCGCCCCACCGAATCACTACCGATCAAGGGCGACAATTTGAGTCGGCGTTGTTCAAACAATTGTCACACCTTGTCGGCACGGAACATCTGCGAACGACCGCATACCACCCAGCGGCGAACGGCATGGTGGAACGATTCCACCGCCAGTTGAAAGCGGCAATCGTTTGCCATGCGAACAGCTGGGCCGACGCGCTGCCGGTGGTACTTCTAGGCATTCGAGCCGCCTGGAAGGAGGACATCCGAGCGACCTGCGCCGAAATGGTCTACGGCGAACCGATTCGCCTACCGGGCGAATTATTAGTAGACCAGCGAACCGCGAACGTCAACGACGAAACGTTTATCGCGAAATTACGCGAACACTTCCGCGAGATGCGTCCGACGCGTGTAACGCGCCACGGAAGTAAAAAGACGTTCGTGTTCAAGGACCTAAGCACGACGACGCAGGTGTTTGTAAGGCACGGCGCGCTTAAACGTGCCTTGCAGCCTGCGTACGACGGTCCGTACGAGGTGATCGAGCGGCACCCGAAACATTTCAACATTCGTGTTAAGAATCGAGTGGTTCCGGTGTCGTTAGATCGCCTCAAACCCGCGTACCTGCTGCATGACGACGTACGCGGTACACCGAACGGCTCCCCGCCGCAGGGGGGCAACAGCGACGTTCCGGCCCCCAATACGGGAGGCAACAGCGATGCTCCGATCCCCGAGACGGGCGAGCAGGTCGAACGCACGACCAGATCGGGAAGGCGCGTACATTTTCCTGACCGCTACGTGGCGACCTTTTAATTATAGGCATTAATTGTAAGTAGTTTGTAAGCGTGTATATaattgtaaatataatattttagcgATAGGAAAAGCGAGCGTACCCCTAAATTCACCAAGGGGGGTGATGTGGCGGCACGTGCAACGAGCACGCCGTTGGACCGCCACCAAACGGTTAAACAATCGACTGTCGAAGGCGAACATTCGACAGTCGAAGACGCGCGATCATGCATTCTGTTCTGGACAGTCGATCGAGACAGACGCGCGtccgaaaagaaaaataaagtttCACGCGAGCGAACATATAGTTGTTTGATTCACCCGTGTCCCACAAGAAGAAAAGTCGGCCATATTGGGCTGGCTGGAAGACTGTTGATCATCGCTGAACTTGAGCGCGGTCAACAAACATAACAAGGAGCGTGAGAGAGCCAACACCAGCGAGACACATATACAGATTGGAAATACGACAGTATTATATTTGAACTGGCAAGGATTCGTTGATACGTAGATATACTGTCCTGGGTGAGTTCTTCCATCTCGCTCTATTCTAACTGATGTACATGTTCATAATACATAGTGTGGTTCTGTTTCGACCCGCTACAGGCAGTGGCCATAACAATCGCGAACACTTGTAACTActcaatttaaaaatcgatttgtaTTTGAACGGTTATATTCGTTATTCTTGCGATTGCGGCATTTTTCATATTGATTGTATTTTGTAACTGCGCAATTACCAtattgatttgaattttttttgaacGATCGTATTCGTTATATTTGCGATTGCGGCAGTTTCACATTGATTTGTACTGAACGATCACATTCATTACTCGTGAACTCTTGTACTACGATACTTCGACATTGATTGTCTTCTTGTACGTTTATACTCGTTATTCATCCTGGCGATCTGCTTGGTTTGAAATTGGTTCCTGTGTTCTGGTTCACATTTGCATTATACAACCATGGATGCATTAGTAGCGTCACAGACCGAATTATTTGAAAAGGTGGGGAAATCTTTCATCAATTTCAAGAAGAAGGGTAGTGCAAAAATGACCGGAGGAGCAACCACGGCTCAATTAGATAGACTAACAGAACACTGGAATCAATACAGAGCAAACCATGCTAAACTGTTAGATCTGGCAGGGGCAAAAAGGGAACACGCGTACTTTAAAACTAAAAGTATGGATGCGATGGAAGAGTTGTATTATGAGACACGTGGAGAATTTCAAGGTACACTTGAATGTCCTAGTTGGTACATACTCACGCGTCAAAACTGACGACACATTGGAAACTTCTGTGACTCATGATCAGAGTGAGGCCCGTTTGCCTAAAATAGATTTGCCTAAATTTTCTGGAAGTTACACGGGGTGGCCTTCGTTTAAAAGTCTATTTACCTCTCTTGTAAACAATAGAGCAAGTCTGTCAGATGTTTCTAAGTTTCAGTACTTGCAGTCATGTTTAGAAGGCGTTGCATTTGACCAGATTAAAAACCTTCCTATAGTTGATGGGAATTTTGCACTTGCTTGGCAAAAGTTAGTGAAATATTTTGAGAATAAAAGGCGCTTAGTACATGTGACCTTAGCTGACATGTTTTCAGTAACAGATGCTTCTGCGGAAACCTCTGCCGAACTCCAGAGAGTTCTGCTGGGAGTTATGGGACCCTTGGCTTCATTAAAGGCGCTTGGTCGCTCAACTGAGACTTGGGATGATATTATTGTTTTCTTGATTGCTAGTAGACTAGATACACAGACTACAAAGGAGTGGGAGTCGTCTCTAGGTGATTCTCATGAACCTCCTACATTTGCTGAACTTGAGAGTTTTCTGTCAGCTCAAATTATATCATTGGAAGCTATTGAAAGTGCAGCCAGGGCTAGAGCCGCTCAATTAGGAGCCGTGTCGATGGCCCCTGCCTTGAAAGATAACAAGTCGCGTAGCCATCCTAAACCACAAACTGACAAACAGTGTACGGCCAGGACCTTTCATGTAGCCAAGAAGTCATTCAAAGGATCAGGTAACGGACGATTCACCCAAAAATGTTCTCTGTGTTCGAAACCTCATTTTCTTTTACAGTGTGACGTCTTTCGAGCACAAACCATTCCTCAAAGACATGAGCATGTGAAATCGAAAGGCATTTGTTATAATTGCTTGGGGAACCACTTGTTAGATTCCTGTCCTTCGAAAAACCGCTGCAAAGAATGCAACGGTAAGCATCACAGTATCTTGCATTTTAATCGAAACGCATGGTCCGCAAGTAATAATCAGTCTCACGTCAAATGAAGGATCCAAGGATCTGGTTGCTCCAGAAACCTCGACCTCTGGATCTGGTGCAGTGGCACACATGGCCAAAAGCCATTCCGGTATTATTGATACCGTTCTTATCGCTACAGCTTATGTATATATAGTAAATAGTCAAGGGGAAGAGTGCCTCGCGAGGGCAATTATAGATCAGTGCTCTCAATCTTCATTCATCATGACAGCTCTATGTCAGAGATTGCGGTTATCTAGAATCGCTTGTAGAATACCTATAACTGGACTGTGTAATAGTTCTCTAACTACTTGTAAAAGCAAGACGGTCTTCACCATCAAGCCtcattttacatctactttcAGCTGTCGAGTCAGCGCCTACGTAGTAGGAAAGGTCAGCGGTTACACCCCTGTTGTCTTGGCAAATGACCGCGATTGGAAACATTTAAATGACTTGGAATTAGCAGATCCGCGCTTCGCTGAGACCGGGTCCATAGACATGTTACTGGGGGCGGACGTGCACGCTGAGGTTGTGGAAGGTCGAGTAATTAAAGGCGAAGGCCATGAACCTATTGCTACACAGTCGAGTCTTGGTTGGTTGATATCGGGGGAAACAGGCTGCAACAGTGGTACTCAACGAGTCAGACCAACTGTGCTACACTGCACAATAGGCGAGGATGTCAATGAACTATTGCAAAGGTTCTGGTTGCAAGAGGAGCTTCCTCCTGTGCAACTGGAAACTCCCGATCAGCAGACATGCGAGAAGCACTTTCTAGAGACACACTCAAGGATGTCCGATGGGCGGTATATTGTAAGACTGCCCCTTTGCATTAGTGAACCTCCTTCCTTCCTCGATACGCACAGATCAGCTCAAAAAATGCTTGCTAACATGGAAAGACGCTTTGATAGAGATTCAGTTTTCAAACATGCTTATTGTGAGTTCATGCAAGACTATATTGCGACTGAGCATATGTCAGTAATATCCACTTCCCCCTTGGATTTGCATAATTGTTGTTTCTTGCCTCATCATGGGGTACTCAAAGAAAGTAGCTCAACTACTAAATTACGGACAGTCTTCAACGGCTCCATGAAGACGAGAGCTGGGGTTAGTTTGAATGATTGTCTTCATGTAGGAGCTAATTTGCTGCCCGACTTATCTCACCTTGTTATTAGTTGGCGTAAATACAAATACGCATTCGTCGCAGACATTAAACAAATGTTTAGACAAATACTCCTAGCTGAGGAAGACAGGTTATATCAGTTGGTATTGTGGAGATTCAATTCCTCAGACCCGATTCAAATTTACAAATTGAACACGGTCACTTATGGATTAGCATCTAGTCCATTTCTTGCAAATAGGGTTATCAAACAGTTAGCATTCGATGAAAAGGAACATTTTCCTTTAGGCGCTAGTGTCTTACAGAAGGAAATCTACATGGATGACGTCCTGTCGGGAGGTCATTCTTTAGAGACGGCTGGATTGAAACAAAAACAAGTATTAGAATTGTGCAAGGTGGGCGGTTTCCCACTACGGAAATGGCTCTCGAATGAACAATCATTACTAGAGTGGCTGCCCAGGGATTCCATAGCGGTGGAGACTGAGACTTTGTTGCAGGATAATTTTTCCTACGGGGTGCTCGGTCTTCAATGGCTGCCTCAGAGAGACCTCTTCCAATACAAAACCGACATGGGGGTTTGCCCAACCACTTGGACGAAAAGGTTAGTTTTATCAAAAGTGGCAAAATTATTTGACCCACTTGGATTGTTAGCTCCGGTAACCATAACAGCAAAAATCTTCTTGCAGAAGTTATGGCTCTTGAAGCTACAATGGGACGATCCATTACCTGCTGTAGAAGCAACCGATTGGAAGGATTGGTATGAGGAATTACCCTCGTTGTCTCAAATCGACATCCCCCGTTGGCTAGGTTACGTACAAACCTCTGTTTCATTGCAATTACACGGGTTTGCCGACGCATCGAAGTTAGCATATGGAGCAGTATTGTACTTGCGAACTGAAACACAATCGTCAATATCCACACAATTGATTCAGACAAAATCTAAAGTTGCTCCTATTAAGACGCTAAGCATACCGAGACTAGAGCTCTCCGCAGCTCACTTACTTGCAAAATTAGTACACAATGTACTACCCCTATTCGATGATAGAGGAATTGACATATACCTTTGGACTGACTCCTTGGACGTGTTATATTGGCTCAAGGAGCACCCATCCAAATGGCCTACATTTGTCGCCAATCGTTGCGCTGACATTCATAATTTGGTACCGAAGGCATCGTGGAAGCATGTCAGGTCAGAAAGTAATCCTGCAGATCCAGTGTCCAGGGGCATAAAGCCTTCAGAATTGCGTTCTCTTCGGCTTTGGTGGGGAGGACCTACATGGCTATCGGAAAACCAAAATTCATGGCCTCTATCACTATTAGAGGTAAAACTAGTTGAAGGCGTCTCTTGCCATACGGCTGTAACTGCTAAGATCTTAGCAGGAAGAGGAACGAACATAGAGAACCTTGCATTTTGGTACTTGTTAAATGAAAGGTGCTCGAACCTCCAAAAACTTTTGCGAATCACAGCATACATGCTACGTCTCGTTACAAGATTCAAGGAGATAATGATCTCAAAAAATTGGCATGCAACATCTTCACTCTTCTTGCAGAATTGGTTCCATAGCGACAGACCTACTCCCAATAAGGAATTGTCGGTTTGGGAAATTGATAGAGCTCGTTTAGTATGGATACACATTGTCCAAAGTACATATTTTGCTAAAGAACTGCAGTTGCTGACAAGACGTCAGACTGTAAAAAAGGGTACTCAATTAGAATCACTTAATCCAATTATGAGAGAGGGATTGATTAGAGTCGGTGGACGTTTAAAGCACTCGTTACTGAGCTTGGATCAAAAACATCCGCTTATCTTGCTCGCTGAGGGAAAATTTGTAGATCTCTTGATACAAGATACTCACATTCGAACCCTACATGGAGGCACCCAATTAACGTTGGCCACGTTGCGTAATAAATATTGGTTGATTAAGGGTCGTCAAAGGGTGAAGTCGACAATTCACAGGTGCCACACTTGCATTCGTTATAGGGCAACACCAAGTTACCAACAAATGGCAAGTCTGCCTTTGACGCGAGTACGTCCAGCTAGGCCATTCAGTGTGGCAGGAGTGGACTACGCGGGTCCATTCTCTATGCGAGCGGCAGCAGGGCGCGGGCGTACAGCCTACAAGGGCTACATTTGTTTGTTCATATGTTTAACAACAAGAGCGGTTCATTTGGAAGCGGTCTCTGATTACACTACAGAAGGTTTCTTAGCTGCCTTTAGAAGATTCTGTGCTCGTCGGGGTCACTGCAGTACACTTATCAGAGACCAGGGTACGAACTTGGTAGGAGCCGCCTCCGAGCTTAACCGGCTCTTTCAAAAATCAAGTCAGCAAGCTAACCAACTGTCGAAAGCTCTAGCTGAGCAGGGTACTACCTGGAGGTTCAACCCCCCGGCAGCCCCTCACTTTGGAGGGATTTGGGAGGCAGCTGTCAAGTCAACGAAATATCACCTACGTCGGGTCATTGGCGAGGCGAAGTTGACGTTCGAAGAATTCTATACCCTGTTAACCCAAATTGAGGCTTGTCTCAACTCTCGACCTCTCCTGGCTATGTCCGATGATCCGTCCGACATAAATTCACTCACGCCTGCACATTtcttaattatttgaaaaaaaaaaatttaaaaaaaaaacctcACCGCATGTATTCGGACAGAGCTAACCGGCAACATACACAATGAACTCAGTGATATCAATAATTAAACAGTTGTtaataaatctttaaatgttttcggcgctacggttcggtCCTTTGTAACAATCGAAGCATTTTtgctaatttattcaaaaatcatcaacgtttcgatcccaagtttggatctttttcaagattaataatttgaaattgcgtctgtaaaattaatatgttgttacgagccagggccgcgtttaaaataatactatggtgttttgaaattattttaatctctctactttattaaaatgcacctactcgtgtttgctgcaaatgcatgaaatccgcggtctagtgattgcattacctgattgttgtgatttgtgcagcagtacaagggacatggcaattattattagtacatAACTATGTGtggacaaatgtgaacagtgaatgtgagtgtggaaaaatttcaaggcatctgtgtgaaataaacatacgaattatttatcgattcgaaagtgaaagtgaaattctggatcgtcgacttgaccacgcatcccttaggccttctaccaccggctgtgcagttcgtcgacctggccgtacgtcccttggctttcggtactgccgtgtacctgaagacatctgtgcagttcgtcaccgagtgacccagtgacacacatttcgaagcagcaaatggatttacggctgaatacgtgagtttttaattcaatcagtttctgcttcttctcttttttacgattatctcgtaaactaaagccgatcgccaaaaagtctaaagagaaatgttgttcagaatcatggtcttgacaacgtatccatagctcatcgaaatcggagaggattcacattatcgagaaactcttgttcgttgcgatgtcacggcactgtgcggcgcggcgcacagtggtccggatcgaagaagttggtgtcattttgttataacttttgaactattagagatatcgtaatgaaattttcaccaaaaatatttaaaaaatagtaattcttacctagagataattaaatattttttgcatttgttaaacaataatttttaataacttttcattgatattttttattaaaaaatgaattgttcaaatatagtttttcaacctttttttacttgttatgaacaataatttttagtgtTGGTCTTAATCTTTAACACATAAAAGAatgctttcctgtgtaaaaaaaagaaatattttaaatacatattgcgactaaaatagtactaacattatattcagtcaatattaccacaaataaaaaagtaagctaataaaataaacataccatAATTTGTCTTTCGTGATGATGTATGATGATCGATTGAATTAGTTAATAAATTCTATTGCCTCAGGATTCAGTATTTTAggatttcttttacatgttaTTCTTAATTGTGACATGTACGGGTCAGATGTTAACAATAATTTCAATCTAAATAGGAGTGACTGTCGAAGtcaatttatacagggtgtcccacccgatttcgacatcttgattttctcgctattgttactcgtagcaaaaaatgtttcagcagaggctcgaacggtatcgagtggagcatattttgacgctatgagttttttcgtgagtggacgcgtaaaggtcatataaaggtcaactttgtttttttaaatggaatgagatattttttaatacatcaatcgatgcagctggacattcgttataaaaaagtgctaacctatgtatgtcgacaagttagtagttcaggagatatttcaatttaaataactctaaaataccattactgtcgtactaacaataagacgttacacaagtaagtaaacactaacgtcttattgttagtacgacaataatgctattttagagttatttaaattgaaatatctcctgatatTTAGTCTCCTgatggttagtacttttttaataacgaatgtccagctgcatcgattgatgtattaaaaaatagctcattccattaaaaaaaacaaagttgacctttatatgacctttacgcgcccactcacgaaaaaactcataacatcaaaatatgctccactcgataccgttcgagcctctgctgaaacattttttgctacgattaacaatagcgagaaaatcaagatgtcgaaatcgggtgggacaccctgtatatgtatatatatactctATTTATCTCTTATAATGTGTTATTGCAGAAACGTTCATATTTGGAACATTCGATCAGTCATACGAGCCTGTTTTACGcaagcgaaacgcgtcgcgAAGTAACATTGACAGCTTTGAACGTTGATAACTTGCAAGGTAGGACGAGGTAGGACAAGATTTTTGCACGATTATATACGGGAAAGAATACTGAAAATGATCCAATTTGTTATAAACCGTGACTTTTTATGACCCTGTAGATATTCCTtgtcaaatgtaaaaaatttggccaatttttttatttcattgagtATTAACTTTTAACATATTGTGAACAATAACTTTTAGTGTCGATGTTAATTTTGTATCACAAAAGAGTGCTCTTCaccgtaaacaaaaaaaaaataagaaatattaagtgaTGTGAACAGGGCACCTCgaagaagagaagcaattttcttaGTGAAAAGTACTGTCTCTAAATGTCTACGCTTTAAGTATTCGTCCTAATTACAATTCTTGGTAaaccgaattaattttttcattttcaaggttgatagacatttaggaagcaatacaaatttgttagaaatcgatatgagaaagttgactttttagctaaatggcaccaacttcttcgatccggaccactgtgcggcgcggcgggccagggcgcgctctgattggtacgtgtttttcgttagtaactcctaaacaaagtcgcagttgacattggtgcaaaggaaaatgtctcttagaatggtctcaggaaccacccccgttcgggattttcacgaattttgggacaccctgtatattccgtGACTATCATTAAGGGAAGGAATAATAATCAATTTAGTTACTGTTCCTTGCAAtagaggtagaaaatttttattttgcatacagatccgcagtctacacattACACACAATCAGTACACACTACATACAATACATTAATACACATTACATTCAATCAATACACGTTACATACGCATACATACAACTATTATTTACTACACTAACACAACAATTTACATTAATTATTAGCAAAATACTCTTTGAACATATCGCGTATCTCGTAGGCCCTCCGCGATGCGCGATTGCAACTCCCACTCGACCCCGCCTGGTCCCTGCCACTGTCACCATACACAGTGGCGTTTGCATCCCACATTTCGGGGTCGCTTATGCCTTCTTTATCTATGATTATGTTGTGCAGTAAGCACATACATTTAACGAACACATTCACGTTACTTGGATGCACCTGCAGTTCCTCTTTGAGGCACCTCCACATGCTCGCGAGGATGCCGAATGCACATTCTATAGAGCGTCTGGACTTGCTTAACATGTagttaaatttttctttttcgcgaACGTGGCTGTCGGTGATCGTATATGGTCGCATCAGGTACTCCTTCAAGGGGTATCCCTGGTCGCCGATTAGCACATACGGCGGAGTTACGTTTCCCAGCACTCTGCTGGGTGGCATGTcaaacctattattttggaGACGGCGGTATACATTTGTCGTTGAAAGTGCAGCGCTGTCGCTTCGTCTCCCATAATCCCCGACATCCACCGTAACGAATTTACATTTGGCGTTCGCAATCCCTTGCAGGTGGATGGAGAagaatttcttataattatGAAACCTTGATCCAGAGTTCGATGGACATTTAATGCGGATGTGCTTCCCATCGATACTCCCCAAGCAATTGGGAAAACCCCATAGCTGTTCATATCCCAATGAAACTTCTCGTAGCGAATCCATAGTTTGAACTGGCATATGGACTTCCTGGAAAACTTCCCAAATTGCCTGGCACGTCTTGCATACTATTCCAGAAATGGTGTTATTCGCCATTCTAAAACTGAATGCCAAGGACTTGAATGCCAGTCCCGTTGATAGAAACCTAAAACAGAAATCAATATTACGTTAAAACTGTGCCATAGGAAGTAttcgatgaaattaatttccatCAAATTAAAAGATAACTTACCTCAACGTTACAACCAGCCTCTCCTCTGGCAATATGCACTTCCGAAAATTCGACTGTTTTACAATTTTGCTTCTGATGCCTTCCAAGATATAATCGAACGTTTCCTTCATCATCCTCATATATTCGCGAAACTTGTCCGGATTAACTTTCAGCTCCggaaacagaaggtggtattcaCTTTTTTCCTCTCGCGATTGGAAGATTTCATGGACAT comes from Lasioglossum baleicum chromosome 19, iyLasBale1, whole genome shotgun sequence and encodes:
- the LOC143218517 gene encoding uncharacterized protein LOC143218517, which produces MAKSHSGIIDTVLIATAYVYIVNSQGEECLARAIIDQCSQSSFIMTALCQRLRLSRIACRIPITGLCNSSLTTCKSKTVFTIKPHFTSTFSCRVSAYVVGKVSGYTPVVLANDRDWKHLNDLELADPRFAETGSIDMLLGADVHAEVVEGRVIKGEGHEPIATQSSLGWLISGETGCNSGTQRVRPTVLHCTIGEDVNELLQRFWLQEELPPVQLETPDQQTCEKHFLETHSRMSDGRYIVRLPLCISEPPSFLDTHRSAQKMLANMERRFDRDSVFKHAYCEFMQDYIATEHMSVISTSPLDLHNCCFLPHHGVLKESSSTTKLRTVFNGSMKTRAGVSLNDCLHVGANLLPDLSHLVISWRKYKYAFVADIKQMFRQILLAEEDRLYQLVLWRFNSSDPIQIYKLNTVTYGLASSPFLANRVIKQLAFDEKEHFPLGASVLQKEIYMDDVLSGGHSLETAGLKQKQVLELCKVGGFPLRKWLSNEQSLLEWLPRDSIAVETETLLQDNFSYGVLGLQWLPQRDLFQYKTDMGVCPTTWTKRLVLSKVAKLFDPLGLLAPVTITAKIFLQKLWLLKLQWDDPLPAVEATDWKDWYEELPSLSQIDIPRWLGYVQTSVSLQLHGFADASKLAYGAVLYLRTETQSSISTQLIQTKSKVAPIKTLSIPRLELSAAHLLAKLVHNVLPLFDDRGIDIYLWTDSLDVLYWLKEHPSKWPTFVANRCADIHNLVPKASWKHVRSESNPADPVSRGIKPSELRSLRLWWGGPTWLSENQNSWPLSLLEVKLVEGVSCHTAVTAKILAGRGTNIENLAFWYLLNERCSNLQKLLRITAYMLRLVTRFKEIMISKNWHATSSLFLQNWFHSDRPTPNKELSVWEIDRARLVWIHIVQSTYFAKELQLLTRRQTVKKGTQLESLNPIMREGLIRVGGRLKHSLLSLDQKHPLILLAEGKFVDLLIQDTHIRTLHGGTQLTLATLRNKYWLIKGRQRVKSTIHRCHTCIRYRATPSYQQMASLPLTRVRPARPFSVAGVDYAGPFSMRAAAGRGRTAYKGYICLFICLTTRAVHLEAVSDYTTEGFLAAFRRFCARRGHCSTLIRDQGTNLVGAASELNRLFQKSSQQANQLSKALAEQGTTWRFNPPAAPHFGGIWEAAVKSTKYHLRRVIGEAKLTFEEFYTLLTQIEACLNSRPLLAMSDDPSDINSLTPAHFLII